A genomic stretch from Pieris napi chromosome 18, ilPieNapi1.2, whole genome shotgun sequence includes:
- the LOC125058510 gene encoding phenoloxidase-activating factor 2-like yields the protein MLLIIGTILACVAAHPQVTVDPNLLADIFGTPPTKAPDGKDRLEDITVKPTQGPVYLQDKEGVKCQCVPYYLCDKDLNGVQINDSSITGWGMLDIRFGEEDCQESVERCCTTPREPDQVPVPKPDPNRPTGCGYSNPKGLDFQVTGGNGNEAQFGEFPWVVALLDALNGSYVGVGVLIHPQVVMTAAHIAYRYGPQSLLIRAGEWDTQTTKERLQSQERIVSEIIIRPDFQAASVQNDLALLRLESPVELADHINVICMPSTDEEFDTSKNCVANGWGKDVFGQAGRYAVILKKVEINMVPHATCNAALQETRLSRYFKLHKSFVCAGGSPGKDTCTGDGGAPLVCPFQQNRFKLTGLVAWGIGCGNNIPAVYARVSLFRNWVDKTMMKWGYDISGYTV from the exons ATGCTGCTAATCATCGGCACAATCCTGGCGTGCGTAGCTGCTCATCCTCAAGTCACGGTGGACCCAAACCTCCTTGCAGATATCTTCGGGACCCCTCCAACGAAGGCACCTGATGGAAAGGATAGGTTGGAGGAT ATAACAGTCAAACCCACACAAGGGCCAGTGTACTTGCAGGACAAAGAGGGTGTAAAATGCCAATGTGTACCTTATTACCTGTGCGATAAGGACCTCAACGGCGTCCAGATAAATGACTCCAGTATCACCGGCTGGGGGATGTTGGATATTAG ATTTGGTGAAGAAGACTGCCAAGAGAGTGTTGAACGTTGTTGTACAACACCAAGAGAGCCTGATCAGGTGCCGGTACCGAAACCTGATCCGAACAGACCCACTGGTTGTGGGTACAGCAACCCGAAGGGACTAGACTTCCAGGTTACTGGAGGGAAT GGCAACGAAGCGCAATTTGGAGAGTTTCCATGGGTTGTGGCACTTCTGGATGCGTTAAATGGGAGTTATGTGGGAGTTGGTGTGCTTATCCATCCCCAGGTTGTGATGACGGCTGCCCACATCGCTTATAG ATACGGTCCGCAGTCGTTGTTAATCCGGGCCGGAGAATGGGATACTCAGACGACAAAAGAGAGGTTACAGTCTCAAGAGAGGATTGTTAGTGAAATTATCATCAGACCAG ACTTCCAGGCAGCGAGCGTCCAAAATGACCTGGCATTACTCCGGCTGGAATCACCAGTGGAGTTGGCTGATCATATCAACGTTATCTGCATGCCGTCGACTGACGAAGAATTCGATACTTCTAAAAACTGCGTTGCCAATGGATGGGGAAAGGATGTGTTTG GTCAAGCGGGCAGATATGCTGTGATCCTAAAGAAGGTGGAGATAAACATGGTGCCTCATGCGACCTGCAATGCTGCGCTGCAAGAGACCCGGCTCAGCAGGTACTTCAAGCTGCACAAGAGCTTTGTGTGCGCTGGTGGTTCACCTGGAAAGGATACTTGCACG GGTGACGGGGGCGCGCCCCTCGTTTGTCCATTCCAACAAAACCGGTTCAAATTAACCGGTTTAGTTGCGTGGGGCATCGGATGCGGGAACAACATACCGGCTGTATACGCGCGAGTGTCACTCTTCAGGAACTGGGTTGATAAAACTATGATGAAGTGGGGCTACGATATATCTGGATATactgtttaa